From the genome of Geminocystis herdmanii PCC 6308, one region includes:
- a CDS encoding AAA family ATPase, with protein sequence MNQIKVKNFGPIKSGFSENNGFINIRKITIFIGNQGTGKSSIAKLISTLSWLEKTLYIGNLDEKNVTTYKRFINLYCGYHNLKNYFSSDTEIEYKGNAYNFSFQGGNLNIEKQESLTNNYRKYVVPKILYIPAERNFFSVVRKPEKLKGLSRSLSDFWEELERSKQELSEEDLILPVGNVKFKFDENTQQSYIIGNDYKLNLSESSSGFQSFVPLFLVSQNIALSINPNQETSQNQLSVEEQKILQAKVQKIISDDSLAEELKDAALKLLSSQYRPECFINIVEEIEQNLYPTSQKNVFYKLLEFANLITNNKLILTTHSPYIINYLTLAIKADKVKKEIESSNSSNSDLLEQLEKIVPKDSLISSEDSVIYELTEEGEIQKLYNYDGLPSDENYLNLSLAETNDFFDNLLEIEEQL encoded by the coding sequence ATGAATCAAATTAAAGTTAAAAATTTTGGTCCAATAAAATCAGGTTTTTCTGAAAATAACGGATTTATTAACATCCGTAAAATAACTATTTTTATTGGTAATCAAGGTACAGGAAAAAGTAGCATTGCTAAATTAATTTCAACACTAAGTTGGCTTGAAAAAACTTTATATATAGGAAATTTAGACGAAAAAAATGTGACTACCTATAAACGATTTATTAATCTATATTGTGGTTATCATAATTTAAAAAATTATTTTTCATCAGATACAGAAATTGAATATAAAGGAAATGCTTATAACTTTTCTTTTCAAGGAGGAAATTTAAACATTGAAAAACAAGAGTCATTGACAAATAATTATAGAAAATATGTTGTACCTAAAATTTTATATATCCCCGCAGAACGTAATTTTTTTAGTGTTGTGAGAAAACCTGAAAAATTAAAAGGTTTATCAAGATCATTATCTGATTTTTGGGAAGAATTAGAACGATCGAAACAGGAATTATCAGAGGAAGATTTAATTTTACCTGTCGGTAATGTTAAGTTTAAATTTGATGAAAATACACAACAATCATATATTATCGGCAATGATTATAAATTAAATTTATCAGAGTCTTCCAGTGGTTTTCAATCTTTTGTTCCTTTATTTTTAGTCTCTCAAAATATTGCTTTATCGATTAATCCAAACCAAGAAACTTCTCAAAATCAACTTAGTGTGGAAGAACAAAAAATATTACAAGCTAAAGTTCAAAAAATTATATCCGATGATTCCCTTGCGGAAGAACTTAAAGATGCGGCATTAAAACTTTTATCTTCTCAATATCGTCCTGAATGTTTTATTAATATTGTTGAAGAAATAGAACAAAATCTTTATCCTACATCTCAAAAAAATGTGTTTTATAAATTATTAGAATTTGCTAATTTAATAACTAATAATAAATTAATTTTGACAACTCATAGTCCTTATATTATTAACTATCTTACATTAGCAATTAAGGCAGATAAAGTCAAAAAAGAAATTGAATCTTCTAATTCTTCCAATTCAGATTTACTAGAACAATTAGAAAAAATTGTGCCAAAAGATTCTCTTATCTCCTCAGAAGATTCTGTTATATATGAATTAACAGAAGAAGGAGAAATTCAAAAACTTTACAATTATGATGGATTACCTTCTGATGAAAATTATTTGAATCTTTCACTGGCAGAAACTAATGATTTTTTTGATAATTTACTAGAAATTGAAGAACAATTATGA